Within Aspergillus oryzae RIB40 DNA, chromosome 2, the genomic segment CCAGAGTCTTTACCAATGTAACCCGCACCCGTGCGCCGGTGGCCGCGATCACGGATGACAACGAACCCTTTGTTCATGAGGATTTAGATATTCATATCGAACCTTTCCAGACAATTCACACCGAGCTTCGCACATTTATAGACTCGGATAAAGAGCGCGTGCGCTGGTTCTTCGAAGTGGAGGGAGAGAGGCATCAAGTCCAGACTCCTGTGCCCACCTCGGAGTCCGCCACTATGAAGGCATTGTGCGACGAGCCTCGATTCAAACTCACTGGTATTTATGTGACGCCCGAGTCCCATCTATCAATCTACTCCTCCGCCAATCTGAACGCGTGGATGGGCGAGCTGAAGGACGACACTTTgctctcctctctctcgATCCCAGGCACCCACAATTCTCCTACCTGCCATGTTGCGCCACCCTCCGTTCGCTGCCAAGCAGTCAGCCCACGGGAACAGCTCGAAAACGGTGTGCGATTTTTTGACATCCGTGTACAGCCCCAgtatccagaagatgctgACAAGGATGAGCTTGCTTTGGTGCACAGCGTTTTCCCCATCTCTTTAACGGGAAGCAAATATTTCCGTGACTTGATGCGTGAAGTAAATGAATTTCTCGACCAGAATCCGTCGGAGACCCTGATCATCTCCCTCAAACGAGAGGGACCTGGCGAGCACACCGACCAACAGCTCAGCCGGATTCTCAGCGACCACTACGCACGTCCAGACAGTCGGTGGTACACAAACCCCAAGATCCCCACTCTCGGCGAAGTGCGCGGTAAGGTCGTTCTTATCCGTCGATTCGACATCTTGGACCATCTCAAGGATATACATGGGGGCGCAGGCTGGGGAATCTGTGCCTCGGGCTGGGCCGACAACTGCTCCAACGCGACTTGCCCGAGTGGACAATTATGCATCCAGGATTTCTATGAAGTCTTAGAGACAGAGAACATTGGAGAAAAGATTAAATACGTGCAGGAGCATTGCTTCCGAGCCGCTGAGACCTGTTATCCGTTCGGCGTGCTTCCTGATCACGAAGCAACCAAGGCACATCCATTCTATATCAACTTCTTGAGTGCGAGCAATTTCTGGAAACTTGGCACTTGGCCGGAGAAGATTGCAGGTAAGCTGAACCCGGCGGCAGTTGATTATCTCTGCCGGAAGCATGGTGAAAAGGATGACTGTGACTGGTCCACCGGTATCCTTGTCACGGACTGGGTTGGCTTGGATGGCGACTGGGATCTTGTGCGATGCATCGTGGGCATGAATGCTCGGTTGAAACTGAGGCAAGACAGACATGAAGGAGACAACTAAATGGCACTGTGTATTGGCTCTATAatgttttgcttttattaGGGCATGGGATATCTGGTACATTCACCCAGACTGTTGCCATCTACAAAACCCACAACGATATCCACAGCTGCAACTTTGGGGTTTGACGAATTAGtgaacatatatatacttgtaATTAATCTCGCAATATTGGTACATTCATACATATTGGCGCGGTCCTGATTATGTGTATGGCGTGTATCAGAAGCTAGTGTAGCCC encodes:
- a CDS encoding phosphatidylinositol-specific phospholipase C (predicted protein), with protein sequence MFSPRQAFSLQLKPMGCYPGPWPKRSRTTMVAEHLTLRNLTSTPITLKRIERFHPHHGHNIQHMARNFTRVFTNVTRTRAPVAAITDDNEPFVHEDLDIHIEPFQTIHTELRTFIDSDKERVRWFFEVEGERHQVQTPVPTSESATMKALCDEPRFKLTGIYVTPESHLSIYSSANLNAWMGELKDDTLLSSLSIPGTHNSPTCHVAPPSVRCQAVSPREQLENGVRFFDIRVQPQYPEDADKDELALVHSVFPISLTGSKYFRDLMREVNEFLDQNPSETLIISLKREGPGEHTDQQLSRILSDHYARPDSRWYTNPKIPTLGEVRGKVVLIRRFDILDHLKDIHGGAGWGICASGWADNCSNATCPSGQLCIQDFYEVLETENIGEKIKYVQEHCFRAAETCYPFGVLPDHEATKAHPFYINFLSASNFWKLGTWPEKIAGKLNPAAVDYLCRKHGEKDDCDWSTGILVTDWVGLDGDWDLVRCIVGMNARLKLRQDRHEGDN